One window from the genome of Nocardioides conyzicola encodes:
- a CDS encoding LacI family DNA-binding transcriptional regulator, with amino-acid sequence MTRRLAEVAARAGVSEATVSRVLNSKPGVSDATRETVLTALDVLGYERPSKLRGERARLVGLVLPELSNPIFPALAEVVGALLSQNGLTPVLCTQINEAGAEAAYVDMLLGQQQVAGIIFAGGLYSQADADHEHYDRLARRKLPVVLINAGTERLPFPSIVCDDASAMEQSLEHLRSLGHSRIGLVLGPRDHEPSVRKLAAARALLAVPDELVGHSQFSLQSGQATASSLVGRGATALVCASDPLALGAIRAVRRAGLRVPEDVSVIGYDDSAFMSSVEPPLTTVRQPIEAMGRAAVAALLAQIRGEEAPADELLFEPELVVRRSTRPASGAVGAARSEN; translated from the coding sequence ATGACCCGACGACTGGCCGAGGTGGCCGCCCGGGCCGGCGTCAGCGAGGCGACGGTCAGCCGCGTGCTCAACAGCAAGCCCGGCGTCTCGGACGCCACCCGCGAGACCGTGCTGACCGCGCTCGACGTGCTCGGCTACGAGCGCCCCAGCAAGTTGCGCGGCGAGCGCGCACGGCTGGTCGGCCTGGTCCTGCCCGAGCTGTCCAACCCGATCTTCCCCGCGCTGGCGGAGGTCGTGGGCGCACTGCTCTCGCAGAACGGCCTGACGCCGGTCCTGTGCACCCAGATCAACGAGGCCGGCGCGGAGGCGGCGTACGTCGACATGCTGCTCGGGCAGCAGCAGGTCGCCGGGATCATCTTCGCGGGCGGGCTCTACAGCCAGGCCGACGCCGACCACGAGCACTACGACCGGCTGGCGCGGCGCAAGCTCCCCGTCGTGCTGATCAACGCCGGCACCGAGCGGTTGCCCTTCCCGAGCATCGTGTGCGACGACGCCAGCGCGATGGAGCAGTCGCTCGAGCACCTGCGGTCGCTCGGCCACAGCCGGATCGGCCTCGTCCTCGGTCCCCGCGACCACGAGCCGTCCGTGCGCAAGCTCGCCGCAGCGCGCGCGCTCCTGGCCGTGCCCGACGAGCTCGTGGGACACAGCCAGTTCTCCCTGCAGAGCGGCCAGGCGACGGCGAGCTCCCTGGTCGGCCGGGGCGCCACCGCCCTCGTCTGTGCGAGCGACCCGCTGGCGCTCGGCGCCATCCGGGCCGTCCGCCGCGCGGGCCTTCGGGTCCCCGAGGACGTCTCCGTCATCGGGTACGACGACTCCGCGTTCATGTCGTCGGTCGAGCCGCCGCTCACGACCGTCCGCCAGCCGATCGAGGCGATGGGGCGGGCGGCGGTCGCCGCCCTGCTGGCCCAGATCCGGGGCGAGGAGGCACCCGCCGACGAGCTGCTCTTCGAGCCCGAGCTGGTGGTCCGGCGGTCCACCCGCCCTGCAAGCGGCGCCGTCGGCGCTGCAAGATCTGAAAACTAA
- a CDS encoding glycoside hydrolase family 13 protein has translation MSTDLRPTAATAGGRATSSDWWRTAAIYQVYPRSFADANGDGTGDLAGVRSRLPYLAELGVDAIWFTPWYPSPMADGGYDVADYRSIDPLFGDLAEAEGLIRDALAVGIRTIIDVVPNHVSDRHAWFQAALEAGPGSPERERFWFRDGSGEHGELVPNGWESEFGGPAWSRVTAPDGTPEQWYLHLFAPGQPDLNWGHHDVVREHEQILRFWFDRGVAGIRIDSAALLAKDASLPDVLADHDPGEHPYVDREELQDIYRGWRRIADTYGPDRILIGEIWLPDAERFARYLRPGVLHSAFNFGFMTSPWDAAALRRSIEETLDVHDSVGAPATWVLSNHDVTRPVTRYGRADTSFAFETKRFDTPTDLALGHRRARAAALLAMALPGAYYLYQGEELGLPEVEDIPAERIDDPMHARSGGVDPGRDGCRVPLPWSGDAPPYGFSPVPVEPWLPQPGTWAGLTAAAEAADPGSMLALYRAALRIRRDDPDLGYGGLTWIDLGPDVIAFRRGDDFASVTNFSGGPVDLPTPAQTWLASVPLEGGRLPTDATAWLRLDS, from the coding sequence GTGAGCACCGACCTGCGCCCCACCGCCGCGACCGCTGGCGGCAGGGCGACGTCCTCGGACTGGTGGCGGACGGCGGCGATCTACCAGGTCTACCCACGCAGCTTCGCCGACGCGAACGGCGACGGCACCGGCGACCTGGCGGGCGTCCGCTCCCGGCTCCCCTACCTGGCCGAGCTCGGGGTCGACGCCATCTGGTTCACGCCCTGGTACCCCTCGCCGATGGCCGACGGCGGGTACGACGTCGCCGACTACCGCTCGATCGACCCGCTCTTCGGCGACCTCGCCGAGGCGGAGGGCCTCATCCGCGACGCCCTCGCCGTCGGCATCCGCACCATCATCGACGTGGTCCCCAACCACGTGTCCGACCGGCACGCGTGGTTCCAGGCGGCGCTCGAGGCGGGGCCGGGCTCGCCCGAGCGCGAGCGGTTCTGGTTCCGCGACGGAAGCGGCGAGCACGGCGAGCTCGTGCCCAACGGCTGGGAGTCGGAGTTCGGCGGGCCGGCCTGGTCCCGGGTCACGGCGCCCGACGGCACGCCCGAGCAGTGGTACCTCCACCTCTTCGCGCCCGGCCAGCCCGACCTCAACTGGGGCCACCACGACGTCGTCCGCGAGCACGAGCAGATCCTGCGCTTCTGGTTCGACCGCGGCGTCGCCGGCATCCGGATCGACTCCGCGGCCCTGCTGGCCAAGGACGCCTCGCTGCCCGACGTGCTCGCGGACCACGACCCCGGCGAGCACCCGTACGTCGACCGCGAGGAGCTCCAGGACATCTACCGGGGCTGGCGCCGGATCGCCGACACCTACGGCCCGGACCGCATCCTGATCGGCGAGATCTGGCTCCCCGACGCGGAGCGGTTCGCCCGCTACCTGCGACCCGGGGTGCTGCACTCGGCCTTCAACTTCGGCTTCATGACCTCCCCCTGGGACGCCGCCGCGCTGCGCCGGTCCATCGAGGAGACCCTCGACGTGCACGACAGCGTCGGGGCGCCGGCGACCTGGGTCCTGTCCAACCACGACGTGACCCGGCCGGTGACGCGCTACGGCCGTGCGGACACCTCTTTCGCGTTCGAGACCAAGCGCTTCGACACCCCGACCGACCTCGCCCTCGGGCACCGGCGGGCGCGGGCCGCGGCACTGCTCGCGATGGCGCTGCCCGGCGCCTACTACCTCTACCAGGGCGAGGAGCTCGGCCTCCCCGAGGTCGAGGACATCCCTGCCGAGCGCATCGACGACCCGATGCACGCCCGTTCGGGTGGCGTCGACCCCGGCCGGGACGGCTGTCGCGTGCCGCTCCCGTGGTCGGGGGACGCGCCGCCGTACGGCTTCAGCCCGGTGCCGGTCGAGCCCTGGCTCCCCCAGCCCGGCACCTGGGCGGGGCTGACCGCCGCCGCCGAGGCCGCCGACCCCGGCTCGATGCTCGCCCTCTACCGAGCGGCGCTGCGGATCCGCCGCGACGACCCCGACCTCGGGTACGGCGGGCTGACCTGGATCGACCTCGGCCCCGACGTCATCGCCTTCCGCCGGGGCGACGACTTCGCGTCGGTGACGAACTTCTCGGGCGGTCCGGTCGACCTGCCGACGCCGGCGCAGACCTGGCTCGCCAGCGTGCCGCTGGAAGGAGGACGACTGCCCACGGACGCCACTGCCTGGCTCCGGCTCGACAGCTAG